One Coffea eugenioides isolate CCC68of chromosome 2, Ceug_1.0, whole genome shotgun sequence genomic window, GAGCGAGATTAGTGGTGATTATTGCAGGAAAATTAGTGATGCTACACTCTCGGTTATTGCTGCTCGACATGAGAAGCTTGAGAGTCTCCAACTTGGGCCAGATTTCTGCGAAAGAATAAGCAGTGATGCAGTAAAAGCAGTGGCCCTATGCTGTAGTCATCTGCGGAAACTTAGGCTCTCAGGTATTCGTGAAGTTGAGGGAGATGCCATTAATGCTTTGGCCAGGAATTGTCCAAATTTAATAGACGTTGGCTTTATTGACTGTCTTAGTATTGATGAGATAGCACTGGGAAATGTTTTATCAGTTCGTTTCCTATCGGTTGCTGGGACAACTAGTGTGAAGTGGTCAATGGTTTTACAGCATTGGAACAAATTGCCTAACTTAGGAGGTTTAGATGTTTCTAGGACAGATATAATTCCTAATGCTGTTTCAAGATTATTTTCATCTTCACAAAGCTTGAAAGTCTTGTGTGCCTTAAATTGTCCAGCCCTTGAGGAAGATGCTAGCTTTGTTTCCAACACCAATCATAGAGGTAAACTGCTACTTGCACTTTTCACAGATATTTTCAAAGGAGTAGCTTCCCTATTTGCCGATACTACTAAACAAGAGAGGAACACTTTCTTAAATTGGCAAAACACAACCACCAAGGACAAGAAATTGGATGAGATCATGAATTGGCTGGAATGGATCCTGTCACATTCACTTCTACGTATTGCTGAGAGCAATCCACAAGGTTTAGATAATTTCTGGCTTAGCCAAGGTGCATATCTGCTGCTTAGTTTGATGCAGAGCACTCAAGAGGAAGTTCAAGAAAGGGCAGCGACTGGCCTTGCAACTTTTGTAGTCATTGATGATGAGAATGCTAGTATAGATGGTGGAAGAGCTGAAACAGTTATGCGAGATGGTGGCATTCGTCTCCTCCTAAACCTTGCAAAGTCATGGCGGGAGGGGCTTCAATCAGAAGCTGCAAAGGTGAAATTTATACTTATGGTGCTAAGGCTTCTTGAGAGCAGCTATATTATGTCTTTATATGTTGAAACATTTCTTCTATTTCCCACCTTAGACAATCATTTATCCTTCAAATCATCTATATTGCTTCATTATGGGCTTTTCAAGGTTTAAATTCGTACTATTGTGTTTGGTCTTTCGATAGGCTATAGCAAACTTATCAGTCAACACCAACGTTGCAAAAGCTGTGGCCGAGGAAGGAGGTATTGATATTCTAGCAAATTTGGCTAGGTCTATGAACAGGTTGGTTGCTGAAGAGGCTGCAGGAGGACTGTGGAACCTATCAGTTGGGGAAGAGCATAAGGTTGTATGTGTCATGTATTAGTCTGGTTGTTTCATGTTTGAAATTTCATGTTTACTCAATAAATGTCACATTACAGGGTGCCATTGCCCAAGCTGGTGGTGTAAAAGCTCTAGTCGATCTTATATTCAAATGGTCCAATGGGGGTGAGGGAGTATTGGTATGTCAATTACTGTTTCATACATCTCAAGATGCTCATGCTTTCATGCGCATTCTCACACTTGCAATAGTAGTCCATGAGTGAATTTAGTTATCATTGCTTTTTAATTATATCATGAGGTGGACTTGTTTTCAGGAGCGTGCTGCTGGTGCATTGGCGAATTTGGCTGCAGATGACAAGTGCAGCATGGAGGTTGCTTCAGTAGGAGGGGTACATGCTTTGGTAACTCTAGCTCGAACTTGCAAAGTTGATGGTGTGCAAGAGCAGGTATCTTGATTTTCATGTATTGAAGCATTATGTTGTTCATTTGAGGATGATTTGCTATTATCTTTTCTGTGATCATGTGACACCAGTTCCAACGGAAAATCATGTAAAAAACCCATGGCAATAAAAAAAGTTCAGATGCTTGTGTTTAGTGGTTCATTCCTGGTTAATTCCGTGCTACAGTATGCAAAAATATAGGATCCCAAGTTAGGGTATCCTACTTTTTAGTACTGACATTGAAGTTCTCCAATTTTTATTGTAAGCATACATAATCTTGTGGTTGGTAGTTTCCTTATCTTATTACAGAAGTAACTGGCAAGAACTAGATGCTTGATAGTTAACATTGTCAAGGATTGCTACATAATTTAGTCTTTCTATATCATCTATCTGTGTGCATTTGTCCGAAATTGAATTATTCTGCTTTCTGAGAGTAAAATGTTACTAATTGTCCGCCACAATCTTAGTTTACCTGACCTCTGTACTTGTATCACAGGTCTAGAACATAATTCTTCATCAGATACTCAAATATGTAAAATTAAGAAATCTAATTGAGTTCATTAAATTTGGATCTGGTAACGCAGACTTCATGTGTGCATCAGTCTTCAGTTTAGAATTATGTCTGGAAAGGTGTGTATGTGTATAGAAGGATTCAATGTTCACTTTCATATTGATTAACATTCATCCACTTTGCTATTGTCAGGCAGCCCGTGCCTTGGCAAATTTGGCTGCACATGGAGATAGCAACAGTAATAATGCAGCTGTTGGACAAGAGGCGGGAGCTCTTGAAGCACTTGTACAACTTACTCAGTCTCCTCATGATGGTGTCAGGTGGTGCATTCTAGAATATTAAATTAAGATTTTAATTGCTGTCCGGTAGCTTGGAGTAGCTTTTGATGTATTTCTCCTTTTAAataagggttttttttttatacactCATTCGGTATAACTAGCTTATAGGTCTGGCATTAACATTCCCTCCTTACTCTGGTAATAAGCTTAGATTGTTCATCTGTTGGTAAATCTTCTACAGTGGATAACAGCAAACTTGACTAATTTTGAAGTTAAAAGAGAGGAGAAATCAACCTTTGAACTTGAAATGGTTAGCTTCAGTTAATAATTGGACAGATGGCTGTTTTTCCCGTATTGGATGTCCTGGTTCTGCCTCGCACTCACAAGAGGTCTAAAACAATAGAAATTTAAACATTTATTCAGGTCAAAATCTCCAGAACACCGAAGTTAAGTGTGTTGATCAAAATGTCATTGGTCAAAAATGAGTAGAAGAGATTTGCATGGTTAAAATCTCTTCAAACTTCGGTGTAATGCATTTGATAGTTGCATAATGCATTTGATAGTTGATACCTGACTGAGTATTATCTTTTTCTTGTTGATTGTTTGTTTCGGAAAATTTGCCTTGATGTGCATGGAAGATTACTCATTGAATGACCACCATGCTCATTTTGGCTTAAGAAATTCCAGATCGGAAACCTGGTCTTATCACTTATTCTCCTCCCTGTACTCCTGATAGAGTGGGAAAGAGCCGTTATTTTCATGTGATTTGTACCCTATAGATTATCTGGTGCAACAAATTGGTTCATATATTTCCACATTTAGTATTTTAGGACTTCCATGTAAAGCTGTAAAAGCTAAATTGAGTTGCTTCACTATTAACCATTGAGCACTTGCATTTAAGAGCAAAGCAGAATAGTTTATAGGAGAAGCTTTTCTTTCTCcccttttaatttcttttttttccctagtTATTGGTTTGCTAATCTGTATTTAATAGCTCTCTAATGCTGGATATGAAAAATATTAGTGACAAAAATTCTCATTTTAGTCCTTTTGCACTGTGTACTGGTTTGTTCTGGCTTCTGCTTTCATTGTTATGCATCCTGCTGCTGTAGTTATACGCAGACTGACAATTAATTCTGTGGCCTTAGAGCTTGAGAGTCAAACTCACCTTTATTAAACTGTCTCACAGAAAGAGGGAGAGTGAGCAAAGTCTTATGCTatcaattcatttttttccttcctgTTATAATGAGCCCGCACTATTGTCTAATGGTTGTTGCTTATCTGCTACAATATAGGCAAGAA contains:
- the LOC113761042 gene encoding protein ARABIDILLO 1-like is translated as MSRKVRRRLTRRGKEKVDYPDIEESFVLDDKGVVDWTKLPDDTVIQLFSCLNYRDRASLSSTCRTWRTLGSLPCLWQVLDLRPHKCDAAAATSLASRCRDLQKLRFRGAESADAIINLQARSLSEISGDYCRKISDATLSVIAARHEKLESLQLGPDFCERISSDAVKAVALCCSHLRKLRLSGIREVEGDAINALARNCPNLIDVGFIDCLSIDEIALGNVLSVRFLSVAGTTSVKWSMVLQHWNKLPNLGGLDVSRTDIIPNAVSRLFSSSQSLKVLCALNCPALEEDASFVSNTNHRGKLLLALFTDIFKGVASLFADTTKQERNTFLNWQNTTTKDKKLDEIMNWLEWILSHSLLRIAESNPQGLDNFWLSQGAYLLLSLMQSTQEEVQERAATGLATFVVIDDENASIDGGRAETVMRDGGIRLLLNLAKSWREGLQSEAAKAIANLSVNTNVAKAVAEEGGIDILANLARSMNRLVAEEAAGGLWNLSVGEEHKGAIAQAGGVKALVDLIFKWSNGGEGVLERAAGALANLAADDKCSMEVASVGGVHALVTLARTCKVDGVQEQAARALANLAAHGDSNSNNAAVGQEAGALEALVQLTQSPHDGVRQEAAGALWNLSFDDRNREAIAAAGGVEALVALANSCSNSSPGLQERAAGALWGLSVSEANSIAIGRDGGVAPLIAFARSDAEDVHETAAGALWNLAFNPGNALRIVEEGGVPALVHLCSSSVSKMARFMAALALAYMFDGRMDEVALVGTSSESTSKTVSLDGARRMALKHIEAFILTFSDQQAFSAAAVSSAPAALSQVTESARILEAGHLRCSGAEIGRFVVMLRNPSSVLKACAAFALLQFTIPGGRHAAHHVSLLQNAGAPRVLRAAAAAATAPLEAKIFARIVLRNLEHHQTDPSFL